A section of the Candidatus Binatia bacterium genome encodes:
- a CDS encoding peptidase M16: MAERYRWFVGRLAAMMLSLSALMVLFCANRAAAAQLAFTRHQLSNGAVLLVSEQHAVPMAVIQILVEAGSRRDPEGQEGLASLTADLLTEGTTKRTAAQISEETDALGARLSSSADVDFAQVSLTILSKHLDRGLGLLFEILMQPSFPPQEVQRRRKAALAAIDAEQDNPGELAYRNFLRLVFGGSPYGHPPIGERASLEKLKRADVLRFYRRYYRPRGMVIAVTGDVDTQAMVAAFERALANWHSEIVPEFPPPVVPREEPQAVTIDKPLTQTNLILGHLGVTRDNPDFYAISVMNFILGGGGFTSRLVESVRVQGGLAYSVGSQFTAYKSSGTFHIAMQTKNASAAEAITRACAEVRRIRSQMVEKEELENAQQYLTGSFPLRLDSNSKVATFLAQVEFYGLGQDYIDQYMQRIRSVTREDVQRVAQRYLHPENLHLVAVGNLGEARLPSPPVCGLPQ; encoded by the coding sequence ATGGCGGAGCGGTATCGTTGGTTCGTGGGTCGGCTAGCGGCGATGATGCTCTCTCTATCCGCGCTGATGGTGCTATTCTGCGCCAACCGTGCTGCGGCCGCGCAACTCGCGTTCACGCGACACCAACTGTCCAACGGCGCAGTCTTGCTGGTCTCGGAGCAGCACGCCGTCCCGATGGCTGTCATTCAAATTCTGGTCGAGGCCGGGTCGCGCCGGGATCCCGAAGGTCAGGAAGGACTTGCATCCCTGACCGCCGACTTGCTGACCGAGGGAACCACGAAGCGTACTGCGGCGCAAATTAGCGAAGAAACGGACGCTCTGGGTGCGCGCCTCTCGAGCAGTGCCGACGTGGACTTCGCGCAAGTGTCGTTGACGATTTTGAGTAAACATCTCGATCGGGGTCTCGGCTTGCTGTTCGAGATTTTGATGCAGCCGTCGTTTCCCCCTCAGGAGGTGCAGCGGCGGCGGAAGGCTGCCCTAGCCGCAATTGACGCAGAACAAGACAACCCTGGGGAGCTGGCTTATCGAAACTTCCTCCGTTTAGTGTTCGGCGGCTCGCCTTATGGCCATCCGCCGATCGGAGAGCGCGCGAGCCTGGAAAAACTCAAGCGGGCTGATGTGCTGCGGTTTTACCGCCGCTATTACCGGCCTCGAGGCATGGTGATCGCCGTGACCGGCGACGTCGACACCCAAGCCATGGTGGCAGCGTTCGAACGCGCACTCGCAAACTGGCACTCGGAGATCGTTCCCGAATTTCCTCCTCCGGTGGTTCCGCGCGAGGAACCGCAAGCCGTTACCATCGACAAGCCGCTGACACAAACGAACCTCATTCTCGGGCATTTGGGCGTTACCCGCGACAATCCCGATTTTTATGCGATTTCCGTGATGAACTTCATTCTCGGTGGGGGCGGGTTCACGTCGCGGCTGGTGGAAAGTGTGCGCGTGCAAGGCGGCCTGGCATATTCCGTGGGGAGCCAGTTTACGGCCTACAAGTCCTCTGGAACGTTTCACATCGCCATGCAAACTAAAAATGCCTCGGCCGCCGAGGCCATTACGAGGGCTTGCGCGGAGGTGCGAAGGATCCGCTCCCAGATGGTCGAAAAGGAGGAGCTTGAGAATGCCCAACAATACCTCACGGGAAGTTTTCCGCTGAGGCTCGACAGTAACTCGAAGGTGGCCACGTTTTTGGCGCAGGTCGAGTTTTACGGTCTCGGGCAGGACTACATCGACCAATACATGCAGCGCATCCGCAGTGTCACGCGCGAGGACGTGCAGCGCGTGGCGCAGCGCTACCTGCACCCGGAAAACCTGCATTTGGTTGCGGTCGGCAACCTGGGTGAAGCAAGGTTGCCTTCGCCGCCCGTGTGTGGCTTGCCGCAGTGA
- the xapA gene encoding membrane protein codes for MNGRRPPGSVPRQRAAQRAALHPNAIGRTAPRQRFGWAGFVAVFAALLYAPTLGHDFVWDDPISVRRWLPALGSLAAVFVPPPNIPQFPADYYRPLQLLSYKIDFALGGGAPWAFHATSVLWHAMASALVYMVAARSFRERPFGEIAARASGLVFAAHPIHTESVAWMAARPDPMVTTFVLAAVYLVLAQRRLGVGRLCLVSGLCLFAMLSKENGMATVALLPLVSVLRSQWATPAEGRFMRTEASQIFAATLAAAAGYLLLRYFGLTHYGGVPPRLPEHPFSTLLAAWGWYIGKLLWPFPQNALVAEVPRTRACIAVGLFGVCLSLLVVFRAIRGQRALHLFWVAWFWATLTPSLAVLAVQPSAAVAERYLYLPSAALCWAAGATFAWLTKRHSSPARAFVQIGLFCAVASLATATILRNQVWRDNVTLWSDTASKNPDEGYPLRNLAAALIENGEWQRAEHLLLEALQRRNNRAGIAAIYSNLGTLAFLRRNYQAASNHYAKAFEAQPSPDVAYNLGVSALKLAEPLTGSSQRPHLEEARRWLERAIAMSPHDAEVHFGYAQALLLLGERELARHHLRRSLELHLAEPQATRARELLETLGAIPK; via the coding sequence GTGAACGGCCGCCGCCCGCCTGGTTCTGTACCTCGCCAGCGGGCTGCACAGCGAGCAGCGCTGCACCCCAACGCTATCGGCCGCACTGCGCCGCGCCAGCGATTTGGGTGGGCCGGTTTCGTGGCCGTATTTGCAGCCTTGCTGTACGCTCCGACGCTGGGGCACGATTTTGTGTGGGACGATCCGATCAGCGTGCGCAGGTGGCTTCCCGCGCTCGGATCCCTTGCCGCAGTGTTCGTTCCTCCCCCGAATATCCCCCAGTTTCCGGCAGATTACTATCGCCCGCTCCAACTCCTCTCTTACAAAATCGATTTTGCCCTCGGCGGCGGGGCACCGTGGGCTTTCCATGCGACATCTGTTCTCTGGCACGCGATGGCGAGCGCCCTGGTCTACATGGTCGCTGCCCGCTCTTTCCGCGAGCGGCCCTTCGGGGAGATTGCGGCGAGAGCGAGCGGTCTGGTTTTCGCGGCTCACCCGATCCATACCGAGTCCGTGGCATGGATGGCGGCCCGCCCGGATCCCATGGTGACTACGTTCGTTCTTGCCGCTGTGTATCTCGTCCTTGCCCAGCGTCGCCTCGGGGTTGGGAGACTGTGCTTGGTCAGTGGCCTGTGTTTGTTCGCCATGCTCAGCAAAGAGAACGGGATGGCAACCGTCGCTTTGCTTCCCCTAGTAAGTGTGTTGCGTTCCCAATGGGCCACACCCGCAGAAGGCAGGTTTATGCGAACCGAGGCGAGTCAGATCTTCGCCGCCACCCTTGCCGCCGCGGCGGGGTACCTCCTGTTGCGATACTTTGGGCTCACCCATTACGGCGGTGTGCCGCCGCGGTTGCCGGAACACCCATTCTCGACTCTCCTGGCAGCCTGGGGCTGGTACATTGGGAAGCTTCTTTGGCCATTTCCGCAAAATGCACTCGTCGCTGAGGTCCCTCGAACGCGGGCGTGCATCGCCGTCGGGCTCTTTGGAGTCTGCCTTTCTTTGCTTGTCGTCTTTCGGGCCATTCGGGGCCAGCGCGCACTTCACCTTTTCTGGGTTGCCTGGTTTTGGGCGACACTCACGCCTTCCCTAGCAGTTTTAGCCGTGCAGCCGAGCGCAGCCGTCGCAGAACGATACCTTTATCTTCCCTCCGCGGCTCTTTGCTGGGCAGCCGGCGCAACGTTTGCCTGGCTCACCAAACGGCACTCCTCGCCCGCACGCGCCTTCGTGCAGATCGGCCTGTTTTGCGCCGTCGCCAGCCTCGCAACTGCAACCATTCTGCGCAACCAAGTGTGGCGCGACAACGTCACGCTCTGGAGCGACACGGCATCCAAAAACCCCGACGAAGGCTATCCATTGCGGAATCTCGCCGCTGCCCTCATCGAAAACGGAGAATGGCAACGCGCAGAGCACCTCTTGCTCGAAGCGTTGCAACGCCGCAACAACCGTGCCGGTATCGCTGCCATCTACAGTAACCTCGGAACGCTCGCGTTCTTGCGCCGAAATTACCAGGCGGCGTCGAATCACTACGCCAAAGCCTTCGAAGCGCAGCCTTCACCCGATGTCGCGTACAACCTTGGCGTGTCCGCCCTGAAGCTGGCCGAGCCTCTCACGGGCTCCTCCCAGCGCCCACACTTAGAGGAAGCACGTCGATGGCTGGAAAGGGCCATCGCAATGAGTCCCCACGATGCGGAGGTACATTTTGGCTACGCGCAAGCACTGCTTCTCCTTGGGGAGCGAGAGCTTGCCCGGCACCATCTTCGCCGTTCTCTGGAACTGCACCTGGCCGAACCTCAGGCGACGCGGGCAAGGGAACTGCTGGAAACGTTGGGCGCAATCCCAAAATAA
- a CDS encoding glyoxalase → MRLTHIGLCVSELARARRFYIEGLGFQEVSSLEVKGEPAATLLQIPDVDLEAVYLERDGFRVELLHYRVPGSMDASGPRQMNLRGLTHLSFQVDDVAATADRLVALGGRPLPETRVEMFPFGVVAMFVLDPDGTRIELVRGS, encoded by the coding sequence GTGCGGCTGACACACATTGGTTTGTGCGTAAGCGAGCTCGCCCGAGCGCGCAGGTTTTACATAGAAGGGTTGGGCTTCCAAGAAGTCTCTTCCTTGGAGGTCAAAGGCGAGCCCGCCGCCACACTGCTTCAGATTCCCGACGTGGACCTCGAGGCCGTGTATCTCGAGCGCGATGGCTTTCGCGTCGAGTTGTTGCACTACCGTGTGCCCGGAAGCATGGACGCCTCCGGCCCGAGACAAATGAACCTTCGAGGGCTCACCCACTTGTCGTTCCAGGTGGACGATGTGGCCGCCACCGCCGATCGCCTGGTTGCCCTCGGTGGTCGTCCGTTGCCGGAAACCCGAGTGGAAATGTTTCCGTTCGGCGTGGTGGCGATGTTCGTTCTCGACCCCGACGGAACCAGAATCGAGCTGGTGCGCGGCTCGTAA
- a CDS encoding glutathione S-transferase: protein MGWANDITAFTASALRYPRGFQALVTRAQRRGPETPLELFDFEACPYCRKVREVLCELDLDYVCYPVAPGSPRRSILKRKGGKIQVPYLLDPNTGQALYESEDIVAYLYEHYTAGRENGYAFSLPVLVNNALSFLASASRFGRGSRCRVPNSRRRLKTLQLFNMEGSPYCRKVRETLTELDLEYVVRNVPRGSPQREELARLGGKVQVPFLVDPNTGTSLYESDEIVAYLEEQYGSTFVGAGE from the coding sequence ATGGGTTGGGCGAACGACATCACGGCGTTCACGGCGTCGGCACTGCGCTACCCGCGCGGTTTTCAAGCGCTGGTCACTCGAGCACAACGACGGGGGCCGGAAACGCCACTGGAACTTTTCGATTTCGAGGCTTGTCCTTACTGTCGCAAGGTTCGAGAGGTGCTTTGCGAGCTCGATTTAGACTACGTTTGTTACCCGGTCGCTCCGGGGAGCCCACGCCGCTCCATCTTGAAACGCAAAGGAGGCAAGATCCAGGTTCCCTATCTATTGGATCCCAACACCGGGCAGGCACTGTACGAGTCGGAAGACATCGTTGCTTATCTTTACGAGCATTACACAGCCGGACGCGAAAATGGTTATGCTTTTTCGCTGCCCGTGCTGGTGAACAACGCTCTATCGTTTTTGGCAAGCGCAAGTCGCTTCGGTCGGGGCAGCCGCTGCCGAGTTCCAAACAGCCGCCGGCGCTTGAAGACTCTTCAATTGTTCAACATGGAGGGTTCTCCATACTGCCGGAAAGTCCGAGAAACACTGACCGAGCTCGACTTGGAATACGTGGTACGGAACGTGCCTCGCGGCAGCCCTCAGCGGGAAGAGCTGGCCAGGTTAGGCGGCAAGGTGCAGGTACCATTCTTGGTAGATCCCAATACCGGCACGTCGCTCTACGAGTCGGATGAAATTGTGGCTTATCTCGAAGAGCAATATGGCAGTACGTTCGTGGGAGCAGGCGAGTAG
- a CDS encoding ubiquinol-cytochrome c reductase — MGHWLLKTEPDTYSFSDLQREGRTTWDGVTNPQALGFLRQIQPGDEVFIYHTGKEKAVVGIGRCTRAAYRDPRSDDPRLVVIDLVAVRPLPRAIRLAEIKKRAEWTSWELVRLPRLSVMPVPENVWLGILELSEKK, encoded by the coding sequence ATGGGCCACTGGCTGTTGAAAACGGAACCGGATACCTATTCCTTCTCGGACCTTCAGCGCGAAGGCCGCACAACCTGGGATGGAGTCACCAACCCACAGGCCCTCGGGTTTTTACGGCAAATCCAACCAGGAGACGAGGTATTCATTTACCACACGGGCAAGGAAAAAGCCGTTGTCGGCATTGGGCGATGCACGCGGGCAGCCTATCGCGACCCGCGCTCGGACGATCCTCGCCTGGTCGTTATTGACCTCGTAGCCGTTCGGCCACTGCCACGTGCCATCCGCCTGGCGGAAATCAAGAAGCGCGCCGAATGGACATCCTGGGAACTCGTTCGCCTACCCCGTCTGTCGGTCATGCCCGTCCCCGAAAACGTGTGGCTTGGTATCCTGGAACTCTCGGAGAAGAAGTAA
- a CDS encoding alcohol dehydrogenase, with protein MEAVVWEGRERVAVADVPEPELPGVHGAIVRVSAASICGSDLHLFHETVPVVPGTILGHEAVGVVEAVGSQVSRVRPGDRVLIPAVIGCGSCPACRAGYPVGCTTLAVKVFGVSPFLPGTQAEKVAVPYADFNLWPLPAEMEDGDALLLTDIYPTGLYAAENASIAPGDVVLVIGCGPVGLCAIQCAQLFGPSVIAALDPIEERRCWAQRFGATVFATAAEATSYLGEITGGRGANAVIEAVGSEATLHLAMDAVSTGGRVSMVGVLVRSDVSFPLGSAFLKDISFRVGLVNVPRYLGRLEALVRHGRLQPRTMLTHSFSLAEAPLAYRTFDRKLGGCLKVCLRPARWCC; from the coding sequence ATGGAAGCCGTCGTTTGGGAGGGAAGGGAACGAGTCGCAGTGGCGGACGTACCGGAACCGGAGCTGCCCGGTGTTCACGGGGCGATCGTGCGGGTGAGCGCGGCTTCCATTTGTGGGTCCGATCTTCATTTGTTTCACGAAACCGTTCCCGTTGTGCCGGGAACGATCTTGGGCCACGAGGCGGTCGGCGTCGTGGAGGCTGTGGGTAGCCAAGTGAGCCGTGTGCGGCCAGGCGATCGCGTGTTGATTCCCGCCGTGATTGGTTGCGGAAGCTGTCCGGCGTGTCGCGCGGGTTATCCGGTAGGATGCACGACTCTTGCGGTCAAAGTGTTCGGTGTATCGCCGTTCCTGCCGGGAACGCAGGCGGAAAAAGTGGCGGTGCCGTACGCGGATTTCAATCTCTGGCCGCTGCCTGCGGAAATGGAGGACGGTGATGCGCTGCTCCTCACGGACATTTATCCGACCGGACTGTACGCAGCCGAAAACGCGAGCATCGCTCCCGGAGACGTAGTGCTGGTCATTGGATGTGGACCCGTCGGGCTTTGTGCGATTCAGTGCGCGCAATTGTTTGGTCCGTCCGTCATTGCCGCGCTCGACCCGATCGAGGAGCGGCGCTGTTGGGCCCAGCGCTTTGGAGCGACCGTGTTTGCGACTGCGGCAGAGGCCACGTCTTACCTGGGTGAGATCACCGGTGGCCGGGGTGCGAACGCGGTGATCGAAGCCGTAGGCAGCGAGGCCACGTTGCATCTGGCCATGGACGCAGTTTCCACCGGTGGGCGCGTGTCCATGGTCGGCGTGCTCGTGCGGTCCGACGTGTCCTTCCCGCTCGGCAGCGCATTCTTGAAAGACATCAGTTTTCGGGTCGGGCTTGTTAACGTGCCGCGGTACTTGGGCCGCTTGGAGGCGCTGGTCCGCCACGGCCGACTGCAACCGCGCACCATGCTCACGCATAGTTTTTCATTGGCTGAGGCGCCGCTGGCCTATCGAACGTTCGACCGGAAGCTGGGCGGCTGCCTCAAAGTGTGCCTGCGACCAGCCAGATGGTGCTGTTGA